From Salvia splendens isolate huo1 chromosome 3, SspV2, whole genome shotgun sequence, a single genomic window includes:
- the LOC121796402 gene encoding nudix hydrolase 14, chloroplastic-like isoform X2 — MRALLLLPQPLLLAVSRRIHSAAIEPLRTESAHFPTRPLHKATRILASNMTTDSTASELTHAITLTPQLDHTVTVVAAAGVSDSDFRNAIECSLFKQWLKNIQTENGLLSNGDMYLRQVIIQGIDMFGKRVGFLKFKADIVHKQSGNKVPGIVFARGPAVAVLILLDSDGETYAVLTEQVRVPVGKLMLELPAGMLDDDKGDIVGTAVREVEEETGLHLNIDDLVDLTAFLDTSTGNQGGCDEGIGLFLYRGSVDKEIIRQLQGKETGLRDHGELIQVRVVPYRDLWRKTADAKVLTAIALYEMAKRDGLIRHRD, encoded by the exons ATGCGAGCACTTTTGCTTCTTCCCCAACCGCTTCTATTGGCAGTTTCCCGGCGCATCCACTCAGCTGCCATCGAACCCTTACGCACTGAGTCAGCTCATTTTCCAACTCGCCCTCTTCATAAAGCTACTCGAATTCTCGCTTCGAATATGACCACCGACTCGACCGCCTCCGAACTCACTCATGCGATCACCCTCACGCCTCAACTCGACCACACTGTCACCGTCGTAGCTGCCGCCGGTGTCTCCGACTCAGATTTCAG GAATGCCATAGAATGTTCTTTATTCAAACAATGGTTGAAAAACATTCAAACAGAAAATGGACTGCTTTCTAATGGAGACATGTATTTAAGACAGGTCATCATTCAG GGAATTGACATGTTTGGGAAGCGCGTTGGATTTTTGAAGTTCAAAGCCGATATAGTTCATAAACAATCAGGGAATAAG GTTCCAGGAATAGTTTTTGCACGAGGACCAGCTGTTGCAGTGCTCATCCTTTTAGATTCAGATGGAGAGACATATGCAGTGCTGACTGAGCAG GTTAGGGTTCCTGTTGGAAAGCTTATGTTGGAATTACCAGCTGGGATGTTGGATGATGACAAGGGTGATATAGTTGGAACAGCTGTTCGCGAG GTTGAGGAGGAGACAGGGTTGCACTTAAACATCGATGATCTAGTTGATCTTACTGCCTTTTTAGATACTTCAACTGGAAACCAA GGCGGATGTGATGAAGGCATTGGTCTGTTTCTATACAGAGGAAGTGTGGACAAAGAGATTATAAGACAACTACAGGGGAAAGAAACAGGTCTTCGAGATCACGGAGAGCTGATCCAGGTGCGTGTAGTTCCCTATCGAGATCTGTGGCGTAAAACTGCTGATGCAAAAGTCCTGACAGCCATTGCCCTTTACGAAATGGCCAAGAGAGATGGTTTGATCCGCCACAGAGATTGA
- the LOC121796402 gene encoding nudix hydrolase 14, chloroplastic-like isoform X1 gives MRALLLLPQPLLLAVSRRIHSAAIEPLRTESAHFPTRPLHKATRILASNMTTDSTASELTHAITLTPQLDHTVTVVAAAGVSDSDFRNAIECSLFKQWLKNIQTENGLLSNGDMYLRQVIIQGIDMFGKRVGFLKFKADIVHKQSGNKVPGIVFARGPAVAVLILLDSDGETYAVLTEQVRVPVGKLMLELPAGMLDDDKGDIVGTAVREVEEETGLHLNIDDLVDLTAFLDTSTGNQVFPSPGGCDEGIGLFLYRGSVDKEIIRQLQGKETGLRDHGELIQVRVVPYRDLWRKTADAKVLTAIALYEMAKRDGLIRHRD, from the exons ATGCGAGCACTTTTGCTTCTTCCCCAACCGCTTCTATTGGCAGTTTCCCGGCGCATCCACTCAGCTGCCATCGAACCCTTACGCACTGAGTCAGCTCATTTTCCAACTCGCCCTCTTCATAAAGCTACTCGAATTCTCGCTTCGAATATGACCACCGACTCGACCGCCTCCGAACTCACTCATGCGATCACCCTCACGCCTCAACTCGACCACACTGTCACCGTCGTAGCTGCCGCCGGTGTCTCCGACTCAGATTTCAG GAATGCCATAGAATGTTCTTTATTCAAACAATGGTTGAAAAACATTCAAACAGAAAATGGACTGCTTTCTAATGGAGACATGTATTTAAGACAGGTCATCATTCAG GGAATTGACATGTTTGGGAAGCGCGTTGGATTTTTGAAGTTCAAAGCCGATATAGTTCATAAACAATCAGGGAATAAG GTTCCAGGAATAGTTTTTGCACGAGGACCAGCTGTTGCAGTGCTCATCCTTTTAGATTCAGATGGAGAGACATATGCAGTGCTGACTGAGCAG GTTAGGGTTCCTGTTGGAAAGCTTATGTTGGAATTACCAGCTGGGATGTTGGATGATGACAAGGGTGATATAGTTGGAACAGCTGTTCGCGAG GTTGAGGAGGAGACAGGGTTGCACTTAAACATCGATGATCTAGTTGATCTTACTGCCTTTTTAGATACTTCAACTGGAAACCAAGTATTCCCATCTCCA GGCGGATGTGATGAAGGCATTGGTCTGTTTCTATACAGAGGAAGTGTGGACAAAGAGATTATAAGACAACTACAGGGGAAAGAAACAGGTCTTCGAGATCACGGAGAGCTGATCCAGGTGCGTGTAGTTCCCTATCGAGATCTGTGGCGTAAAACTGCTGATGCAAAAGTCCTGACAGCCATTGCCCTTTACGAAATGGCCAAGAGAGATGGTTTGATCCGCCACAGAGATTGA
- the LOC121796402 gene encoding nudix hydrolase 14, chloroplastic-like isoform X3: MYLRQVIIQGIDMFGKRVGFLKFKADIVHKQSGNKVPGIVFARGPAVAVLILLDSDGETYAVLTEQVRVPVGKLMLELPAGMLDDDKGDIVGTAVREVEEETGLHLNIDDLVDLTAFLDTSTGNQVFPSPGGCDEGIGLFLYRGSVDKEIIRQLQGKETGLRDHGELIQVRVVPYRDLWRKTADAKVLTAIALYEMAKRDGLIRHRD; the protein is encoded by the exons ATGTATTTAAGACAGGTCATCATTCAG GGAATTGACATGTTTGGGAAGCGCGTTGGATTTTTGAAGTTCAAAGCCGATATAGTTCATAAACAATCAGGGAATAAG GTTCCAGGAATAGTTTTTGCACGAGGACCAGCTGTTGCAGTGCTCATCCTTTTAGATTCAGATGGAGAGACATATGCAGTGCTGACTGAGCAG GTTAGGGTTCCTGTTGGAAAGCTTATGTTGGAATTACCAGCTGGGATGTTGGATGATGACAAGGGTGATATAGTTGGAACAGCTGTTCGCGAG GTTGAGGAGGAGACAGGGTTGCACTTAAACATCGATGATCTAGTTGATCTTACTGCCTTTTTAGATACTTCAACTGGAAACCAAGTATTCCCATCTCCA GGCGGATGTGATGAAGGCATTGGTCTGTTTCTATACAGAGGAAGTGTGGACAAAGAGATTATAAGACAACTACAGGGGAAAGAAACAGGTCTTCGAGATCACGGAGAGCTGATCCAGGTGCGTGTAGTTCCCTATCGAGATCTGTGGCGTAAAACTGCTGATGCAAAAGTCCTGACAGCCATTGCCCTTTACGAAATGGCCAAGAGAGATGGTTTGATCCGCCACAGAGATTGA